The window GAAGCCTTCTGCTGCTTCTCAAGCAGTGGATAACAATAAGCGGACTCCTGCAGGCAGCAGCCTTGGTAATGTCACAAACAACTACTTCAGAACAGATGGGCAGAATTGCGGAAACTTTATAACTGTACGTGACATTCTTATGCATAACGTTGGTGGTTCACAAATGGTCTACAGATTTCTTGCATGATATCAGATTCTAAAATATGGTTTTACTTTTTCATCAGGATAACAATCAAATTCTTGTCCAGTTAGTTATATGGACTTATTTTCACCATATTCCGAATTTGACAATTATGCCTATCATCCACCTATGGTTACTCGTGTGACTTCTTTAATGATGTATATATGACAACAGGACCGACCATCAACGAAGGTCCATGCTGCACCTGGGGGTGGCTCGTCCCTGAATTACCTATTCAGCGATGGGAACAAATGATGCCTCTGGTCCCAAGTTGCCTGTCTGGATCATTTGGTTTCTCATTCTATGCGTGTTGTATTTGGTGATTGATATGATAAACAATAACTAATACTTCAATCTTGTATATGTATTCAACTCTTGGTATAATCGCAGACATTTTTTGGACCTATATAAAAAGTTCGTATGGCAAATCTTCAACTTAATCAATTTTGATGCAGTTGCTCTACAATTTGTTAAATTTCTCTACTATCATATCAACTTAATTTGTTAAGAGTATGAGGTTCTGCTCTGCGGATAATGAAACATAGAACAAGTCTTAAAAAACATATT of the Primulina huaijiensis isolate GDHJ02 chromosome 1, ASM1229523v2, whole genome shotgun sequence genome contains:
- the LOC140977287 gene encoding protein SPIRAL1-like 3, with amino-acid sequence MGRGVSAGGGQSSLGYLFGSGEAPKNPGEAQNAPSNEPPSKPSAASQAVDNNKRTPAGSSLGNVTNNYFRTDGQNCGNFITDRPSTKVHAAPGGGSSLNYLFSDGNK